The DNA sequence TTAAGGCAATTATCACTATGTCCGGCCTGGAAGCGTAAAGCTCACTTGTATCGTTTAAGACATACTGAAGGTATTGATTGAAGCCGCCAAGCGTTATTTGAGCCAAAATGTCGCTGGCAAAGCACTTTGCCCTGAGCACGGGTATCAGGTTTTCTATGGTAAATGACCTTAGGGTAAATATGTTTATCCTTTTTATGTCTGACGTCTCGTCTGCGAGCTCGTCTATTTTGCTGTTGATGTTTAAAAAATCTCTCAACTTTTCAGCCTTAGCGATATCTTTCTTTATTGCATCAACTGCTGACACCTGCATCACCTGCCAGAAGCTCTATTATCGTGCCGTTTTTAAGCATAGCAAAGACGACCTTCCTGCCGTTAAAAGCAGGGGCCGTAATTTTGTCAGTAAAGATCTTGCCCAACCCTGCATCCTCAAAGGAAAAGATAGCATTATCCAAATCCTCTGCTTCATAACATATATGATGGTATCCTAGATTCCTTGGATTATAAACGGGAGATGAGCTATTAATGGGTTCGATTAGCTCTACAAGCAGTTCTCCGTTCTTAAGGAAAAGCAACCTGTTATGCTGAACGTTATCTTCGATGATAGAGCCTACTTGCACGTATCCGAGGCCCCGATACAGTAAACAGGCCTTCTCGATATCCTTAACTACGATGCCTACATGATGTACTTTCATATCGCAACTCCGTGTCTTTTAAGTACGTTAACCATGGATAAATAGCCGTTGTTCATCTCCATGATTTCGCTCGGATCTATCTTGATGCCATATTCTTCTTCAATCACAATAACCATGTTTAACAAGGCAAAGGAATCCCAGCTTTCTATGAAAGCAGCAGAAATTTTTTCATCAGGGTAATTTTCCAGGTCAACTTTCAGGATATCCGATAAGATTTGTTTTAAGCTGTTCATTAGGGGCACCTCTTGCTTATAACATTTTCGGGAAGCAACCGCTTTCGTATAATTAAATTATAACCAAAGGTAAGGTTAATCACGATATGCAATCCCACGAAAGCGGCGTTCCGCATTTTATGTCCCGTGCGGATTTTCGGCCTAAAACTTCCTTTAAAAATTTGGGAGGGAGACCATAGCCGGGGCGGATGGAACGTACGTTTTCTTCGGTAAAGGTTTCGCCGGCCTTCATGTCCTTTACCACAAACAAGGATCGCCTAAAGACCCTGCTTTGCGTTTCCTTTTCGCTAACGCCGTAGTAGACCCTGCCCAAGGCCTTCTCGGCCGTCCTTACGGCATCGACCAAAGCCTTAAGCTCGTGAGGTTCTATGGAAAATGCCCTGTCAGGGCTTGGGATATCGCGAGACAATGTGAAATGCTTTTCTATTATGCAGGCTCCGACGGCAACGGCAGCAACGGGCACTTCTATGCCCAGGGTATGGTCGGACAGCCCTACGGGTACGCCAAAGCCCTCGGCCATGTGAGGTATCGTGCGCAAATTCATCTCCCCAGGGGGCGCCGGATATGCGCTGTTGCACTTAAGCAGAGCAATTTGCGTCGCTCCTGCCCCTTTGGCCGCAGTTACAGCTTCATCTATTTCAGCCAAAGTGGCCATGCCGGTAGAAATTATCAAAGGCTTTCCCGTTTTGGCCATTTTTTCGATCAAGGGGATATCGACGATCTCAAAGGAAGCCACCTTATGGACGGGGACGTTCATTTCCTC is a window from the Acetomicrobium flavidum genome containing:
- a CDS encoding VOC family protein, yielding MKVHHVGIVVKDIEKACLLYRGLGYVQVGSIIEDNVQHNRLLFLKNGELLVELIEPINSSSPVYNPRNLGYHHICYEAEDLDNAIFSFEDAGLGKIFTDKITAPAFNGRKVVFAMLKNGTIIELLAGDAGVSS
- a CDS encoding acyl carrier protein; this translates as MNSLKQILSDILKVDLENYPDEKISAAFIESWDSFALLNMVIVIEEEYGIKIDPSEIMEMNNGYLSMVNVLKRHGVAI
- the pseI gene encoding pseudaminic acid synthase — encoded protein: MGATFAINNRDIGPGYPTYIIAEMSANHSQSFEQAAKTVRAAKEAGADAIKLQTYTPDTMTVKSDSSLFCHKSGSLWEGKSLYDLYSEAYMPWEWQPKLKEIANDMGLDLFSTAFDPKAVDFLEEMNVPVHKVASFEIVDIPLIEKMAKTGKPLIISTGMATLAEIDEAVTAAKGAGATQIALLKCNSAYPAPPGEMNLRTIPHMAEGFGVPVGLSDHTLGIEVPVAAVAVGACIIEKHFTLSRDIPSPDRAFSIEPHELKALVDAVRTAEKALGRVYYGVSEKETQSRVFRRSLFVVKDMKAGETFTEENVRSIRPGYGLPPKFLKEVLGRKSARDIKCGTPLSWDCIS